In a genomic window of Flavobacterium lipolyticum:
- a CDS encoding SanA/YdcF family protein translates to MKKLLKKLIYLFIIGVIAIISVNWYVKSSTSNLIYHTVNNIPKNEVGIIFGAGINGDQPSKYLKDRLDAGILLYKTHKIDKILLSGDNGRDEYDELTVMKTYCFNHGVDTAKIFIDYAGFDTYSTMYRASHIFKTKKATLISQEYHLNRAIYIGQKLGVKSIGFSANKGEYLGYPYVTFREFGSIFKSFFDVLRNREPRFLGNEININGVSNYSKEDKR, encoded by the coding sequence TTGAAAAAACTTCTCAAAAAACTAATTTACCTTTTCATCATTGGGGTTATTGCAATCATTTCTGTTAATTGGTATGTTAAATCCTCAACTAGTAATTTGATTTATCACACTGTAAATAATATTCCCAAAAATGAAGTGGGAATTATTTTTGGAGCCGGAATCAACGGTGACCAGCCCAGTAAATATTTAAAAGACAGACTGGATGCCGGAATCCTATTGTATAAAACCCATAAAATAGATAAAATTCTGCTTTCAGGCGACAATGGCAGAGATGAATATGATGAACTTACCGTTATGAAAACATATTGTTTCAACCACGGAGTTGACACTGCTAAAATATTTATTGATTACGCCGGCTTTGACACCTATTCAACTATGTACAGGGCCTCACATATTTTTAAAACAAAAAAAGCAACTTTAATTTCTCAGGAATATCACTTGAACAGGGCCATTTACATTGGACAAAAACTGGGCGTAAAATCAATTGGATTTTCTGCCAACAAAGGAGAATATCTGGGATATCCATATGTGACTTTTAGAGAATTCGGTTCTATTTTTAAATCTTTTTTTGATGTTTTAAGAAATCGCGAGCCTCGTTTTTTAGGAAACGAAATTAATATTAATGGTGTTTCCAATTATTCAAAAGAGGATAAACGATAA
- a CDS encoding M3 family metallopeptidase, with product MSILTQHFNTKHNTAPFSQIKIEDYVPAFNEAIALAKAEIDAIVNNPDEPTFENTVVAMDFTGDVLDRLSSIFFNLNSAETTDEMQKIAQEVSPLLSEFGNDITLNAALFAKIKAVHEQKEKLNLNPEQTTLLDKKYKSFSRNGANLPEDKKENLREIDKELSKLSLQFGENVLAETNAFELHLTDEKDLAGLPEGTIEAARLLAKSQEKEGWIFTLDYPSYIPFVTYADNRELRKKMAIAFGAKAFQNNEFDNQENVLAIAKLRFKRANLLGYKTHAHFVLEERMAESPEKVFSFLNDLLAKAKPAAQKEFAELASFAKDLDGIEQLEKWDGAYYSEKLKQQLFNLDDEKLKPYFQLEKVLAGAFTVAQKLYGLTFTEVFDIDKYHEEVMTYEVKDTENNLVAIFYADFFPRRGKRNGAWMTSFKSQSIKDGTNERPHISNVCNFTKPTETKPSLLTFNEVTTLFHEFGHGLHGMLANTTYPSLSGTSVFWDFVELPSQIMENWCYEPEALALFANHYETNEVIPIEYVQKIKESASFQEGLATLRQLSFGLLDMAWHGQDPTAITDLKTFETEQFANTQLYPDVKENAMSTAFSHIFQGGYSSGYYSYKWAEVLDADAFEYFQENGIFNYEVAAKFRDNVLSKGGTEHPMTLYKRFRGQEPKPEALLKRAGLL from the coding sequence ATGAGCATCTTAACACAACATTTCAATACGAAACACAATACAGCACCTTTTTCGCAGATTAAAATCGAAGATTATGTTCCTGCTTTCAACGAAGCAATTGCTTTGGCTAAAGCCGAAATTGATGCCATCGTAAACAATCCCGACGAACCTACTTTTGAAAATACCGTTGTAGCAATGGATTTTACAGGTGATGTTCTGGATCGTCTTTCCAGTATTTTCTTCAATCTAAATTCGGCAGAAACCACTGATGAGATGCAAAAAATTGCACAGGAAGTTTCTCCTTTACTTTCAGAGTTCGGAAATGACATTACCTTAAATGCAGCATTATTTGCTAAAATCAAAGCCGTTCACGAGCAAAAAGAAAAGCTGAATTTAAATCCGGAGCAAACTACGCTTTTGGATAAAAAATACAAAAGCTTCTCGAGAAACGGAGCCAATTTACCTGAGGATAAAAAAGAAAACTTACGTGAGATCGATAAAGAATTGTCGAAATTAAGTCTGCAGTTTGGCGAAAATGTTTTGGCTGAAACCAATGCTTTTGAGTTGCATTTAACCGACGAGAAAGATCTAGCTGGTTTACCGGAAGGTACAATCGAAGCGGCGAGATTATTAGCTAAAAGTCAGGAAAAAGAGGGATGGATTTTCACTTTAGATTATCCAAGTTATATTCCGTTTGTAACGTATGCCGATAATCGTGAATTACGCAAAAAAATGGCGATTGCCTTTGGTGCAAAAGCTTTTCAAAATAACGAGTTTGACAATCAGGAGAACGTACTGGCAATTGCCAAATTACGTTTTAAAAGAGCTAATTTATTAGGGTACAAAACTCATGCTCATTTTGTTTTAGAGGAAAGAATGGCCGAGAGTCCGGAAAAAGTTTTCTCTTTCCTAAATGATTTGCTGGCTAAAGCAAAACCGGCAGCTCAAAAAGAATTTGCTGAATTAGCCTCTTTTGCCAAAGATTTGGACGGAATTGAACAATTGGAAAAATGGGATGGTGCTTATTATTCTGAAAAATTAAAACAGCAGCTTTTCAACTTAGATGACGAAAAACTGAAACCTTATTTTCAATTAGAAAAAGTTTTAGCTGGAGCTTTTACGGTTGCCCAAAAACTTTACGGATTAACTTTTACCGAAGTTTTTGATATCGACAAATATCACGAAGAAGTGATGACCTACGAGGTAAAAGATACAGAGAACAATTTAGTTGCTATTTTCTACGCTGATTTTTTCCCTAGAAGAGGAAAACGAAACGGAGCCTGGATGACCTCTTTCAAATCGCAATCTATAAAAGATGGGACAAACGAAAGACCTCATATTTCGAACGTTTGCAACTTTACAAAACCAACAGAAACCAAACCTTCGTTATTGACGTTTAATGAAGTTACTACTTTATTTCACGAATTTGGTCACGGTTTACACGGAATGCTTGCCAACACCACTTACCCTAGCTTGTCCGGAACTTCTGTATTTTGGGATTTTGTAGAATTACCAAGTCAAATTATGGAAAACTGGTGTTACGAACCTGAAGCTTTGGCTTTATTTGCTAATCATTACGAAACGAATGAAGTTATTCCGATCGAATATGTTCAAAAAATTAAAGAAAGTGCCAGTTTTCAAGAAGGTCTTGCCACTTTGCGTCAATTGAGTTTTGGTCTTTTGGATATGGCCTGGCACGGGCAAGATCCGACAGCTATTACAGATCTAAAAACTTTTGAAACAGAGCAATTTGCAAACACTCAATTATACCCTGATGTAAAAGAGAATGCAATGAGTACTGCTTTTTCTCATATTTTCCAGGGCGGTTATTCTTCAGGATATTACAGTTATAAATGGGCAGAAGTACTGGATGCTGATGCTTTTGAATATTTTCAGGAAAACGGCATCTTCAATTACGAAGTCGCTGCAAAATTCAGAGACAATGTACTTTCTAAAGGCGGAACTGAGCATCCGATGACATTATACAAACGTTTCAGAGGTCAGGAACCAAAACCGGAAGCTCTATTGAAAAGAGCAGGATTGCTTTAA
- a CDS encoding T9SS type B sorting domain-containing protein yields the protein MTGKHGNTIVLDFKVHNKTNTSIPDYSFVFNWKGVSNVVMWSGMDVIQNGNNGIVELKKTTWGDVLPVGTTIYSVTMNYVPGMFPPGQGTLNGTPIKGITCYTPPATENFKCEKSFSSICAIKPAGPNGNEIKIGEGSVWAWGERVDVYIPENRKGWAIGMAVSHSLFTNLMGFEAMSINEYFATTIQEINAGCEGSKLIAPSWVTKKYPNQDLINGGVNCYDTTGKVAAGYFQQEMGGSWMEMFMNYPCFIPQVSKNSFIGDPAIGASFEFQSIIKMYHDYRNIAFWQYVKCWNPIGFIKDSKDPYAAVKILALAYNQGMNSGAFEPVFVKNRANAVAATNLMDYISPASPSGLDRLYAEQINRLTKVLDDRVADISWTDAAIWGVTDRSAHTFRGFYDSQIEWSDVDEYIKKVTPFYAAFGVTEANFRATIKPVFDRINGGNSISFRYQMHDVVEAIVVFLPAFDPKKGMSETYGNESNGCFAPTARMEGFDGGCGKDLGLTVYFSGTAPYKFTYKRTDVSPEIVYPEITTSQNPYSINPASLSEGTYAIIAISDANSAGEVVCEPIEIKNVGVAISAKLVKDGGGTCTGTGAGVKVEIRSTGSGPFTIEYEINGVAQSPVTINNTGLYSLIVAPAKEGTYRLTKISTGGCNSMLDDTIVIDKGIPVSAGAKLVRYGGVSCSGLGSGIQVYITSTKSGPFKIEYEINGIGQSPVTISSAGLHRLIMAPANVGTYRLTKISVGGCDFLLDDTLIIYGGVPPKASASLIKYRGNACLGENSGVQVEITSPDSGPFVIEYEINGILQSPVTIEDVGLYTLVTAPAQAGIYQITEISTRGCRFSLDNILVIDNEEPFTANAKLVKYGGDSCLGENSGIQVEITSKDSGPFTIDYELNGIVQSPVTIDSKGLFIVIESPAPVGTYRLTKISTRSCSLLMDDVLIIEENTVLVEAVIEGNLMICKGDSTVLEVNIPSNHIIKSYQWEVDDTAIFGANTNTYVATQEGNYTVNIITSKGCYLFSPLAKVIFLNKEDCELEKPELTEWDYPKFFTPNSDGYNDTWHVNNLEIFNKLEIDIFDRYGKFITRLTKDTPGWNGTYRNSPVFASDYWFVLTYEEINNPGIAKQIRSHFSLKR from the coding sequence ATGACAGGTAAGCATGGAAACACGATTGTTTTGGATTTTAAAGTTCACAATAAAACGAATACTTCCATACCGGACTATAGCTTTGTTTTCAATTGGAAAGGAGTTTCTAATGTTGTCATGTGGTCCGGAATGGATGTCATTCAAAACGGAAATAACGGTATAGTTGAGCTTAAAAAAACTACCTGGGGAGATGTTCTGCCGGTTGGTACTACAATTTATAGTGTCACGATGAATTATGTGCCGGGAATGTTTCCGCCGGGCCAGGGTACATTAAATGGTACTCCTATAAAAGGAATTACTTGCTATACCCCACCAGCTACCGAGAATTTTAAGTGCGAAAAAAGTTTTAGCAGTATCTGCGCCATAAAGCCTGCGGGACCTAATGGTAATGAAATAAAAATCGGCGAAGGCTCGGTTTGGGCGTGGGGTGAACGAGTAGATGTTTATATTCCTGAAAACAGAAAAGGCTGGGCTATTGGTATGGCCGTTTCTCACAGTTTGTTTACAAACCTGATGGGATTTGAGGCGATGAGTATCAATGAGTATTTTGCAACAACGATTCAGGAAATAAATGCAGGTTGCGAAGGGAGTAAACTTATTGCTCCAAGTTGGGTTACAAAAAAATACCCAAATCAGGATTTAATTAATGGTGGAGTCAATTGTTATGATACTACAGGCAAGGTTGCGGCAGGATATTTTCAGCAAGAGATGGGAGGAAGCTGGATGGAGATGTTTATGAACTATCCTTGTTTTATACCTCAGGTTTCTAAGAATAGTTTTATAGGCGATCCGGCCATAGGGGCAAGTTTTGAGTTTCAGTCTATTATAAAAATGTATCATGATTACAGAAATATTGCTTTTTGGCAATATGTTAAATGCTGGAATCCTATAGGGTTCATAAAAGACTCAAAAGATCCTTATGCAGCGGTTAAAATTTTAGCTTTGGCTTATAATCAGGGAATGAATAGTGGTGCTTTTGAACCTGTTTTTGTTAAAAATCGTGCGAATGCTGTCGCTGCAACAAATTTGATGGATTATATCTCTCCGGCTTCACCTTCCGGCTTGGACCGGCTTTATGCAGAACAAATTAACAGGCTGACAAAAGTATTAGACGACAGGGTCGCAGATATCAGCTGGACTGATGCTGCTATTTGGGGAGTAACCGATAGATCGGCTCATACATTTAGAGGATTTTATGACTCACAAATTGAATGGAGTGACGTAGACGAGTATATAAAAAAAGTTACGCCATTTTATGCTGCTTTCGGAGTAACAGAAGCAAATTTCAGAGCCACAATCAAACCCGTTTTTGATCGTATCAATGGAGGGAATTCTATATCTTTCAGATACCAGATGCATGATGTAGTAGAGGCAATAGTTGTCTTTTTACCAGCCTTTGATCCTAAAAAAGGAATGTCTGAAACATATGGTAACGAATCAAACGGTTGTTTTGCTCCTACAGCCAGAATGGAAGGATTTGACGGAGGTTGCGGAAAAGATTTAGGATTAACGGTTTATTTCTCAGGGACAGCTCCCTATAAATTTACTTACAAGAGAACAGATGTATCTCCGGAAATTGTTTATCCCGAAATAACCACTTCACAAAATCCTTATTCGATAAATCCGGCATCCTTGTCAGAAGGAACATATGCTATTATTGCGATCAGTGATGCTAATTCTGCCGGAGAAGTTGTGTGCGAGCCTATAGAAATAAAAAATGTTGGAGTTGCAATATCAGCAAAATTAGTTAAAGACGGAGGAGGAACATGTACGGGAACAGGAGCGGGGGTCAAGGTTGAAATAAGAAGTACCGGATCCGGTCCTTTTACAATAGAATATGAAATAAACGGAGTGGCTCAATCTCCCGTAACAATAAACAATACAGGTTTGTATTCCTTAATAGTGGCTCCGGCTAAGGAAGGGACTTATCGATTGACTAAAATTTCTACAGGCGGATGTAATTCGATGCTTGACGATACCATTGTTATTGATAAAGGAATTCCGGTATCAGCCGGTGCTAAATTAGTGAGATATGGAGGAGTTTCTTGTTCAGGGTTAGGCTCAGGGATTCAGGTATACATAACAAGTACAAAATCGGGACCATTTAAAATAGAATATGAAATTAACGGAATCGGTCAATCTCCTGTAACGATAAGTAGTGCAGGTTTGCACAGATTAATAATGGCTCCGGCAAATGTTGGAACTTATCGATTAACAAAAATTTCAGTTGGGGGTTGTGATTTTTTACTGGATGATACTTTAATTATTTATGGAGGAGTACCTCCTAAAGCCAGTGCGAGCCTAATTAAATACAGAGGGAATGCTTGTTTAGGAGAAAATTCAGGAGTACAGGTAGAAATTACGAGCCCCGATTCAGGTCCTTTTGTAATAGAGTATGAAATTAACGGAATACTGCAATCTCCTGTAACTATAGAAGATGTGGGTTTATATACATTAGTAACAGCTCCAGCTCAGGCCGGAATCTATCAAATTACAGAAATTTCAACTAGAGGATGCCGCTTTTCATTAGATAATATTCTTGTGATTGATAATGAAGAACCATTTACTGCAAACGCTAAATTAGTCAAATATGGGGGAGATTCTTGTTTAGGAGAGAATTCAGGTATTCAGGTAGAAATTACAAGTAAAGATTCGGGGCCATTTACAATCGATTATGAATTAAATGGGATAGTTCAATCTCCGGTGACTATTGATAGTAAAGGTTTATTTATAGTAATAGAGTCTCCGGCTCCGGTGGGAACTTATCGATTAACCAAAATTTCAACAAGAAGTTGTAGTCTTTTAATGGATGACGTTCTGATTATTGAAGAGAATACAGTGTTAGTAGAGGCTGTAATTGAAGGAAATTTAATGATTTGCAAAGGGGACAGTACTGTTTTAGAGGTGAATATTCCTTCCAATCATATCATTAAGTCTTATCAATGGGAAGTTGATGATACTGCTATCTTCGGAGCCAATACGAATACTTATGTTGCAACTCAGGAAGGAAATTATACCGTTAATATTATTACCAGTAAAGGATGTTATTTATTTTCGCCTCTGGCAAAAGTGATTTTTTTAAACAAAGAAGATTGTGAGTTAGAAAAACCTGAGTTAACCGAATGGGATTATCCTAAGTTTTTTACGCCTAATAGTGATGGATATAATGATACCTGGCATGTAAATAATTTGGAGATTTTTAATAAATTAGAGATCGATATTTTTGACAGATATGGTAAGTTCATCACTCGTTTGACTAAAGATACTCCGGGATGGAATGGTACTTATAGGAACAGTCCTGTTTTTGCTTCAGATTACTGGTTTGTTCTAACTTATGAAGAAATAAATAACCCAGGTATTGCAAAACAGATTAGAAGTCATTTTTCTTTAAAAAGGTAG
- the purE gene encoding 5-(carboxyamino)imidazole ribonucleotide mutase, producing MSKVAIIMGSISDMPVMQDAIDILKQFNVEVEVDIVSAHRTPEKLFDFSKNAHTRGISVIIAGAGGAAHLPGMVASMSPLPVIGVPVKSSNSIDGWDSVLSILQMPGGVPVATVALNGAKNAGILAAQIIGSHDKKVLDTIISYKEELKAAVNKAAESLK from the coding sequence ATGAGCAAAGTAGCCATCATCATGGGAAGTATCTCTGACATGCCGGTCATGCAGGATGCCATCGACATATTAAAACAATTTAATGTTGAAGTTGAAGTAGACATCGTTTCGGCACACCGAACGCCGGAAAAACTATTTGATTTCAGTAAAAATGCACACACTCGCGGAATTTCAGTAATTATTGCCGGAGCGGGGGGAGCTGCGCACTTGCCCGGAATGGTTGCCTCAATGTCGCCGCTTCCGGTAATTGGTGTTCCGGTAAAATCAAGCAATTCTATTGATGGTTGGGATTCGGTACTATCGATCCTTCAAATGCCAGGCGGAGTTCCTGTTGCAACAGTAGCATTAAACGGTGCTAAAAATGCCGGAATCTTAGCAGCACAAATCATTGGAAGTCACGATAAAAAAGTACTTGATACTATTATTTCGTATAAAGAAGAATTAAAAGCGGCAGTTAATAAAGCGGCTGAGAGCCTTAAATAG